The following are encoded together in the Drosophila takahashii strain IR98-3 E-12201 chromosome X, DtakHiC1v2, whole genome shotgun sequence genome:
- the Ir7c gene encoding uncharacterized protein Ir7c, with translation MLPSAVHNVSLVYALVWAIDNYYGTASSTPLAVVQFATSRETRGLHNDLIDAALVRSSATCRIQFLLEDDRVEMTEANAELPPPSGLTGRPMAIWFLDSLRSYFRLEMYLNQLGSPYKRNGYFVVVYTGLEDQPMESVKIMFRRLLNMYVLNVNVFLLREGTVQLYTYYPYGPHRCQSSLPVYYTAFQDLPAPARGYGLTKPLFPSKLANMHGCELVAITFEHAPYVIIDDDPVTPGGRIMRGIEGMIVRALAERMNFTIKMVERKDKDRGEILPDGNYTGILKMMVDGEANLTFVCFMYNKARSDLMLPSISYTSFPIVLLIPSGGSMSPMQRLTRPFRHIIWSCILVSLLLGFLLMALLRIAAGPLLRNLVLGRHNHGPCLGMWGSLLGGLALHNPRRNLARYLLMMWLLQTLVLRAAYTGQLYLMLQDVEVRSPLKTLAEVTSQGYEFHMLPALQTVFRDSMPTTNVRSVFSLEASLIRLRDEDDPGIAVPLLQPTVYMFDYRSGPNMRHLTALPDPLMTAPLTLYMRPHSYFKRRIDRLLIAMMSSGIVYRYRRMYIDRIERLAKRRNMEPRPLTIWRLGGVFMCCAGLQLLAILVFGLELLATKHRRLRRTLNAINRYTA, from the exons ATGTTGCCCAGTGCTGTGCACAATGTGAGCCTGGTCTACGCTCTTGTCTGGGCCATCGACAATTATTACGGCACCGCGAGCAGCACTCCGCTGGCGGTGGTCCAGTTCGCCACGAGTAGGGAGACTCGAGGGCTCCACAACGACCTCATCGATGCCGCTTTGGTGAGATCCTCGGCGACGTGCCGGATTCAGTTCCTGCTGGAGGACGATCGCGTGGAGATGACGGAGGCGAATGCCGAACTGCCGCCGCCCAGCGGATTGACCGGCCGACCGATGGCCATTTGGTTCCTGGACAGCCTGCGATCCTACTTCCGCCTGGAGATGTACCTGAATCAGCTGGGCAGTCCGTACAAGCGGAACGGCTACTTTGTGGTCGTCTACACCGGACTGGAGGATCAGCCCATGGAGTCGGTGAAAATCATGTTCCGGCGGCTGCTCAACATGTATGTGCTCAATGTGAATGTGTTCCTGCTGCGCGAGGGAACGGTGCAGCTGTACACCTACTATCCTTATGGGCCGCATCGCTGCCAGTCCTCGCTGCCCGTCTACTACACCGCCTTCCAGGATCTGCCGGCTCCGGCACGGGGCTATGGGCTCACCAAGCCGCTCTTCCCCAGCAAACTGGCCAATATGCACGGCTGCGAACTGGTCGCCATCACCTTCGAGCACGCGCCGTATGTGATCATCGATGACGATCCGGTGACGCCGGGCGGCAGGATCATGCGCGGCATCGAGGGCATGATTGTCCGGGCCCTGGCCGAGCGGATGAACTTCACCATCAAGATGGTGGAGCGAAAGGACAAGGACCGCGGCGAAATTCTGCCCGATGGAAACTATACGGGCATTCTCAAAATG ATGGTCGATGGCGAGGCGAACCTGACGTTCGTGTGCTTCATGTACAACAAGGCCCGTTCCGATCTGATGCTGCCCAGTATTTCGTACACGAGTTTCCCGATCGTCCTTCTGATTCCCAGCGGAGGATCCATGTCGCCCATGCAGCGATTGACGCGCCCCTTCCGCCACATCATCTGGTCCTGCATCCTGGTCAGCCTGCTCCTCGGTTTTCTGCTCATGGCCCTGCTGAGGATTGCCGCTGGTCCGTTGCTCAGAAACCTGGTGCTGGGCAGGCACAACCATGGTCCGTGCCTGGGAATGTGGGGCAGTCTGCTGGGGGGACTGGCATTGCACAATCCGCGCAGGAACCTGGCCAGATATCTCCTGATGATGTGGCTCCTGCAAACCCTGGTCCTGCGGGCCGCCTACACGGGTCAGTTGTACCTAATGCTGCAGGACGTGGAGGTGCGATCGCCGCTGAAGACCCTCGCCGAGGTGACGTCGCAGGGCTATGAGTTTCACATGCTGCCCGCTTTGCAGACGGTTTTCAGGGACTCGATGCCCACGACCAATGTGCGATCGGTGTTCTCGCTGGAGGCCTCGTTGATTCGCCTGCGGGACGAGGACGATCCGGGCATTGCGGTGCCGCTGCTCCAGCCCACCGTCTACATGTTCGACTATCGATCGGGGCCCAATATGCGGCATCTGACCGCCCTGCCCGATCCTCTGATGACCGCCCCCCTGACCCTCTACATGCGACCGCACTCCTACTTCAAGCGCCGCATCGACCGCCTGCTCATTGCCATGATGTCGTCGGGCATCGTCTACCGCTATCGCCGGATGTACATAGACCGCATCGAGCGGCTGGCCAAGCGGCGCAACATGGAACCCCGGCCCCTGACCATCTGGCGACTGGGCGGCGTCTTTATGTGCTGCGCCGGCCTACAGCTGCTGGCCATCCTGGTCTTTGGCCTGGAGCTTCTGGCCACAAAACACCGGCGATTACGCAGGACTTTGAATGCCATCAATCGATACACCGCTTGA